Proteins from a genomic interval of Capsicum annuum cultivar UCD-10X-F1 chromosome 4, UCD10Xv1.1, whole genome shotgun sequence:
- the LOC107868386 gene encoding receptor kinase-like protein Xa21 isoform X2 — MVGTLPPEIGKLKAAILIDLSMNQFSNGIPSEIGGLQMLVHLSLRHNKLQGSIPDSMSRMVGLEFLDLSHNNISGIIPMSLEKLQNLKYFNVSVNKLNGEIPSGGPFKNLSSQFFINNEALCGSSRFSVPPCPTSSKHRSNRKKLLVLFLFLGIALVVVPSPFIFFLIRYRKGKRVLQQTDSLSAITRERISYYELIQATDALSESNLIGSGSFGSVYIGVLRSGTTIAVKVFNLQLDAAFKSFDTECEVLRSLRHRNLVKVITSCSKLDFKALVLEYMPNGSLEKYLYSHNYFLDIRQRLSIMIDVACALEYLHHGCSLAVIHCDLKPSNVLLDEYMVAHLSDFGISKLLGEDQGDLYTKTLATLGYIAPEYGLDGLVSTKCDVYSYGVMLLETFTRRKPHEFEGDLSLKQWVSCSLSEAVMDVIDVNLVTPTANYFKKELEVVASIMNVALDCCAESPARRTNMKDAVGILQKIKIQLLAC; from the exons ATGGTAGGTACTTTACCTCCAGAAATCGGAAAATTAAAGGCTGCAATACTAATAGATCTGTCAATGAATCAATTCTCAAACGGAATTCCCAGTGAAATTGGAGGGTTGCAAATGCTGGTGCACCTTTCTTTGAGACACAACAAGTTGCAAGGATCTATACCTGACTCAATGAGCAGAatggtaggtttggaattcctagacCTTTCTCACAATAATATATCAGGAATCATTCCTATGTCTTTGGAGAAACTTCAAAACCTGAAATATTTCAATGTTTCTGTCAACAAATTGAATGGAGAAATACCCTCGGGAGGTCCTTTCAAGAACCTCTCGAGTCAGTTTTTCATCAACAATGAAGCATTGTGTGgttcttcaagatttagtgtcccGCCATGCCCAACTTCATCAAAGCACAgatcaaataggaaaaaattgctagttctttttctttttctgggAATTGCACTAGTAGTTGTTCCTAGCCCCTTTATTTTCTTCTTGATAAggtatagaaaaggtaaaagagtTCTTCAACAAACTGATTCATTGTCTGCCATAACAAGAGAAAGAATTTCATACTATGAATTGATCCAAGCAACAGATGCGCTTAGCGAGAGTAATCTGATTGGTTCTGGAAGTTTTGGCTCTGTTTACATAGGTGTTCTCAGAAGTGGAACTACCATTGCTGTTAAAGTGTTCAATCTGCAACTAGATGCGGCATTCAAGAGCTTTGATACGGAATGTGAAGTTCTGCGCAGCCTTCGCCACAGGAATCTCGTAAAAGTCATTACTAGTTGTTCCAAACTTGATTTTAAGGCTTTAGTGCTGGAGTATATGCCAAATGGAAGTCTTGAGAAATATTTGTATTCACACAACTACTTCCTCGACATTAGGCAGAGACTAAGCATAatgatagatgtggcatgtgCATTGGAATATCTCCATCATGGGTGTTCGTTGGCTGTTATTCACTGTGATCTAAAGCCTAGTAATGTCTTGCTGGATGAATATATGGTTGCCCACCTCAGTGACTTTGGCATTTCAAAACTGCTTGGTGAAGATCAGGGTGATTTGTACACTAAAACCTTAGCAACACTGGGGTATATTGCACCAG AGTATGGACTGGATGGACTAGTATCAACAAAGTGTGACGTCTATAGTTATGGGGTCATGTTGCTGGAAACGTTTACTAGGAGAAAGCCTCATGAGTTTGAGGGAGATCTTAGCTTGAAGCAATGGGTGAGTTGTTCACTCTCAGAGGCAGTAATGGATGTCATAGATGTCAACTTGGTAACACCAACGGCTAATTACTTTAAGAAGGAGCTAGAAGTTGTGGCTTCAATCATGAATGTGGCATTAGATTGTTGTGCTGAATCTCCGGCAAGAAGGACAAACATGAAAGATGCTGTAGGGATACTGCAGAAGATCAAGATTCAACTTCTCGCATGTTGA